CGTGAGTGACTTCCGTAACCCGCACCGCCGTACGCCGGATCTGACGCGTCGATTCCCTCGCCTTCGTCCCACTGAATGTCCTTCAGAAATGCCTCGGCTCGCTTCAATTCGCTGTCAAATCGATCGTCCTTATTTGCCTTGACCAAGGCACCGATGGCAACGGAGGTTTCATAGTTCCGGTGCTTGGATCCCTCGCCGTAGATCCCGCCATCTGGTTTGACACGCTCGGTAATAAAGTCGATCGCCTTCTTCACGGACGGCGAATTCACATCCCCTGGATGGTGATCCAAGATTGCTCGGACGCAAATTGACGTGATCGCCACGCCCGTCTCCGGACTGAACGCTCCGTTGGCCCCCTGCCCACGGTTCTTGAGAAACTCGATCCCACGGTTCGCCGCCTGATCCACCGCCGCGTTAATCGCCTCCGGAGAGTCCAGCGAAATCGACGACTCCGCCGCCAACGCCAAATCGGGTACGGCCGAGGTCGCCAGAGAAGCCAACAAGACTGCCGCGGTTACTCGAAAACGAGACATAGAAAATCCCAAAGGAGAGTTGAAATTGAGGGGAAACGCTACCATTCCGACCGCCCGGCACCGCCGTCAATCGCCCATTCGACGCAATGTTCCGAGCCCTGTCGAGCCACTTTTTCCGAGCAATTGACGTCGGACTTGGCCATTGCACGCCAACCGATCAGCGGCAAACGTTCGGTGGGCTCGTCTCGGTCGATATCCCTAAACATAGGCGACACGCAGCCGTTGGGAACGAACCAGAAGCAACGTTGAGTGAAACCGAGGCTTAATTGCAACCCGCGGACCAAACTGCAGAAAACCCTCCATCGATCCAACCTGATTTTTCTATGGGGGAATTTATGGAGAGTTTCGCCAGCATCGGAATGTTTCGTGATTGGCCACGGTTGCGTCGCAGTAACTCGCGACGGATTTTCCGCCGTCAACGATGGAAAAACTGCCATCCGGCAATCGATGTTTCCAGGACAAGTCCCTCAAAATCGTTTCCAACCTCATGCGATCGCAATCAGAAACTCGGCTGCCTACGCTTTTCGCGATTCGTCATGTGAAGGATGCCGGGCACGCGTCGTTCGCCGCCCCACATCTCGCCCCCCAATCCCAGGACACCAATTCGTCGGCCGATCAACCCCAAACGGAAGCTCTGCTTTACACCGACGAGGCGAAGGGAATTTCTTGGCGGATCGATCCCGGTGAAAAACCGGGCGCGGCCGTAGGCGAAACAGACTTAATCGGCACGTCGCAACCACCGGAACTGCCGAAAGACGAATTGCTCAACCCGCACTGTGCCGACCTTATCACATCGCTCGCACATTGGTCCGTGCAATTGGATCATCGCGAGTCTGAGCTTGACCAACGTGAATTTGAACTCAACCGTCGCTCACGTTTTTTGCGTCAAAACAAGGCTTAGAGAACGGTTCTTCACGCCGGGGTAGTGGACCTCGATGAATGTTTCGGTCCACCATCAGCCGACTGGCGTTAGCCACGGTCAATTGAGCCGGCGAATAACAGCGACCACTGACTGTAGCAACCGGAGCTAACGCTCGTCGGCTGATAGAACAAAACACCATCAGCCGAATGGCGCCAGCCACGGTTAATTGAGTCGGCAAATAGCAGCGACCACTGACCAGAGCAACCGGAGCTATCGCTCGCCGGCTGATACAACACAACACCATCAGCCGATTGGCGTTAGCCACGGTTAATTGGGTCGGCAAATAACAGCGACCACTGACTGTAGCAACCGGAGCTAACGCTCGCCGGCTGATAGAACGCAACACCATCAGCCGAATGGCGTTAGCCACGGTTAACTGAGTCGGCAAATAACAGCGTTCACTGACCGTAGCAACCGGAGCTAACGCTCGTCGGCTGATAGAACACAACACCATCAGCCGAATGGCGTTGGCACGGTTAATTGGGTCGGCAAATAACAGCGACCACTGACTGTAGCAACCGGAGCTAACGCTCGTCGGCTAATAGAACACAACACCATCAGCCGAATGGCGTTAGCCACGGTTGAGTGGCAATCAACGAACCATGCCGACAGAAAAGTGCCGAAAGCCTCCGCGGCTTCCGCTACGGGGTCGGGATTACGCTTCGTTTGACTTTGTGACGACCTTGTCGATCAAATTGTATTCCTTCGCTTCCTCCGCACTCATGAAGCGATCGCGATCGGTGTCCTCTTCGATTTTTTCGAGTGAGTGACCGGTATGATCGATCATGATCTCGTTCATCCGTTTCTTAATCCGGCGCAGTTCTTCGACGTGAATCTCAACTTCACGCGCGGTGCCCTGCATGCCGGCAAGCGGTTGGTGGATCATGATGCGGGCGTTCGGCAGTGCATAGCGTTTTCCGGCGGCTCCGGCGGTCAGTAATACCGCGCCCATCGAAGCGGCTTGTCCGATGCAGTAGGTGGCGACATCACAGGAAACAAACTGCATCGTGTCGTAAATCGCCATGCCTGCGGTGATACTTCCGCCCGGGCTGTTGATGTAAAGATTGATATCCGCTTTCGGATCATCGCTCATCAAAAACAACATTTGCGCGACCAGCGAGTTGGCGATTTGATCGTCGACTTGCTGCCCAAGAAAAATGATGCGGTCTTTGAGCAAACGACTGTAGATGTCGTAGGTGCGTTCTTCGCGACCGCTTTTTTCGACAACGTAGGGGATCAAAGGCATTTGAGTTATCCAGTCAGTTGATTGGGTGTACGGGTTGGGGTGGCTGGGTTTCACGCGGAAGGCGTTTGAGCCGTAGCGGAAGCCACCGAGGCTTTCGATTGTGGTCTATCAGCCGACGGGTGATGGCCCGGTTTTTTGTAACTTAACCGTGGCTAACGCCATGCGGCTAATCCTAGATGCGCCGGAGCGGAAGCCGCCGAGGCTTTCGTTGACTCGCCGACGGACGTTGGCCCGAGTAAAGCAACCCAACCGCGGCTAATCCGTCTTTGTGGCGATGA
Above is a genomic segment from Roseiconus lacunae containing:
- the clpP gene encoding ATP-dependent Clp endopeptidase proteolytic subunit ClpP, encoding MPLIPYVVEKSGREERTYDIYSRLLKDRIIFLGQQVDDQIANSLVAQMLFLMSDDPKADINLYINSPGGSITAGMAIYDTMQFVSCDVATYCIGQAASMGAVLLTAGAAGKRYALPNARIMIHQPLAGMQGTAREVEIHVEELRRIKKRMNEIMIDHTGHSLEKIEEDTDRDRFMSAEEAKEYNLIDKVVTKSNEA